Proteins encoded in a region of the Microbacterium neungamense genome:
- a CDS encoding UDP-N-acetylmuramoyl-tripeptide--D-alanyl-D-alanine ligase, translated as MIALSLAEIAAILGGELRPTAGDTPETVVDGPVDTDSRTMVPGAIFVAKPGETTDGHRFVPEAAAAGAVLAVVERPVDADVSQIVVPDAVAALADLARAVVARVRAQGDLRIVGITGSNGKTTTKNFLARILQDEGETVAPIKSYNNEVGAPLTMLRVTPTTRFLVSEFGAAGPGSIARLAGLVEPDVAVVLMVGLAHAGGFGGIELTAKAKSELVRSARPGGTAVLNLDDPRVAAMRAIAEERGMTVVGFGQGPAADVRARDIEVTASGTSCVVETAGERLPLRLQVLGAHHVANALAAIAAAGVLGVPAADAIARLETVELAERWRMQPMGNDRVRIINDAYNASPDSMAAALRTLAQITGPGERTVAVLGAMSELGDAAGEEHDRIGLLAVRLNIQRIVVVGPEARRLYLAAVGEGSWDGEAVHLPDQDAAFEYLRAELRDGDRVLVKSSNSVGLRHLGDRLGELFS; from the coding sequence ATGATCGCCCTGTCGCTCGCCGAGATCGCCGCCATCCTCGGCGGTGAGCTGCGCCCCACGGCCGGAGACACCCCTGAGACGGTGGTCGACGGTCCCGTCGACACCGATTCCCGCACGATGGTCCCCGGCGCGATCTTCGTCGCCAAGCCGGGGGAGACCACCGACGGCCACCGGTTCGTCCCCGAAGCGGCCGCCGCCGGCGCGGTCCTCGCGGTCGTCGAGCGCCCCGTCGACGCCGACGTGTCGCAGATCGTCGTGCCGGATGCCGTCGCCGCCCTCGCCGACCTCGCCCGGGCCGTCGTCGCGCGGGTCCGCGCGCAGGGCGACCTGCGGATCGTCGGCATCACCGGATCCAACGGCAAGACCACGACCAAGAACTTCCTCGCCCGCATCCTGCAGGACGAGGGAGAGACCGTCGCACCGATCAAGTCCTACAACAACGAGGTCGGCGCCCCGCTGACGATGCTGCGGGTGACGCCCACGACGCGCTTCCTGGTCAGCGAGTTCGGCGCCGCCGGCCCCGGCAGCATCGCCCGCCTCGCCGGCCTGGTCGAGCCCGATGTCGCCGTGGTGCTCATGGTCGGCCTGGCGCACGCCGGCGGGTTCGGCGGCATCGAGCTGACCGCGAAGGCGAAGTCCGAGCTCGTGCGGTCCGCCCGCCCGGGCGGCACGGCCGTGCTCAACCTGGACGACCCCCGCGTCGCCGCCATGCGCGCGATCGCCGAGGAGCGGGGCATGACCGTCGTCGGATTCGGGCAGGGACCCGCCGCCGACGTGCGCGCCCGCGACATCGAGGTGACGGCATCCGGCACGTCCTGCGTCGTCGAGACGGCGGGCGAGCGCCTGCCGCTGCGGTTGCAGGTGCTCGGCGCCCATCATGTGGCGAACGCCCTTGCGGCGATCGCCGCGGCCGGGGTGCTCGGCGTCCCCGCCGCGGATGCCATCGCGCGCCTGGAGACGGTCGAGCTGGCCGAACGCTGGCGGATGCAGCCGATGGGCAACGACCGGGTGCGCATCATCAACGACGCCTACAACGCCAGCCCGGACTCCATGGCGGCGGCGCTGCGCACCCTCGCCCAGATCACCGGGCCGGGGGAGCGCACGGTCGCCGTGCTCGGCGCGATGAGCGAGCTGGGGGACGCCGCCGGGGAGGAGCACGACCGGATCGGGCTGCTCGCGGTGCGCCTGAACATCCAGCGGATCGTCGTCGTGGGCCCCGAGGCCCGCCGCCTCTACCTCGCCGCCGTCGGCGAGGGCTCCTGGGACGGCGAGGCCGTCCACCTGCCCGACCAGGACGCAGCATTCGAGTACCTCCGGGCCGAGCTGCGCGACGGCGACCGGGTGCTGGTGAAGTCCTCCAACTCCGTCGGGCTCCGGCACCTCGGCGATCGTCTGGGAGAATTGTTCTCGTGA